CTCAACTTCTCATTCATCTCAATATAATTTCAGTGAAAACCCATATCAATTTCAACCACAATCATCTCATAAATTGATTCTCGGCTTCAAATTCAACATCTTGTTTCTTGTCAGTTCCCGTTATGGATGTGCCCCCATTCTCGATCTCAGATTCAATTTTAATCTCTATTCGACAACATTTCCTTCTCCGATTCGATGACAACAACATTTATACCAAAATCCTAGCTCCTGAGATACCAAATTCTCTCAAATTACTCACCAATTTTTTCCAATTCTGAACTCATCTCAGATTTCACAACAATCTCTCGATCATAGCAGCATCGATTTACTCTTGTCTTGGTTTCAACAGCAGTAGCCGCTGCTTTTAGTTTCAGGTGAATGGATGAATGAGAGGCAGACTCCTCTCGATTTTAGGGTATAGGCATTAGGGTTGGACGACTACACCCCAGGGATAGGAACCACCCCAGTTTGGGTACTAACATCACACACATTTTCTGGCTAAGGGCTACCCAAATTACCATCCCCTTAATTCTCAACTGGCCTGTCCCTAGTGCTATTCCAAATAGAGCTGCCCCTTAACATTGACTggactccagatagtgttcgcccatgaaataacaatttttcccttttcttccgcatgactccaaagtagctacaaaactcaaaacatgcgtaaaatacataatttacaagaaaaatagcaaagaaagaataaactctagatagtaaatacggtgtattctacaccaATCAAATTCCCccgcacttagactttgctagtcctcgagcaaatcaaactaaaacttacaacttcaaagatTTCCAGCGTCTCAAACatctaaagagctatgaggacatagagtttctgcatgctagtaatgagaagttagaaatactaaagaacatattctcattcttaaatgttgagtgagaaataaccataccataatgagagaacgtgtgtttgagagcgatcaataagcatttcgcctcaacTTCTGCCtaaccaaaaagggttttatgaaattgcactcaaaagacgtactttatggttctcacatgtgtgcaggtaggaatgaagagagaattcatgcaacacgttgaatggtgggaaggacaacttccgaaatattttaaaaacccacatgttttaacattttgaaaaaccatttttctgacgatctctaagaaaggaaatcaaccactattattgaGGATGAGATTAtttactcaccttcacattcgatcgccaatgatgataacaccactctcacggcatccaatagaaacgtcttccgctcttcgttttcatcttcttggtatatgtcttcggcttcaactattgatgataaactctcgaacttcatagatccttgacaatttgtaactctttactcTTCGGCTTCCTTATATATTTTCCTTCCCTACGGCTTattatataaaaacaaaaaaattaaaattttctcttgtcatcaattttttttcattttttttaattcattttctttctttttattatttttattattattttattttatttttatgactagagaaataaaatacaaaacaaagtgaaaataaaacaaaccatggccgtgggaaaagtactttaccgcttgattcttcacaacttgtatcgtcttgaaatcataaacttcaataattctcactttttgattttctttgctcttgtaaataagtcttcaacatgtatatataaaaatccgctcattatatgttgctttacttggatataaaatttgctcttttcttgttctgtttcttgtaaaccttgaacgccttcaactttccttgtagattttgatgtcgctcccttgttgatgatgatggtgtttctatggacccgttgttgtcgagagagagaatggtgctaactgcaaatcgaactacaagaaggaggctttcatctatagacgtcaccttcatgattgacaaaattagcactcaagagatcaaagagtagtgcttctatcggtgggaggttgggtagctcaccgttctacccggaattaacgtacggtgacacacactcaaaagaaagctttttttagtcatctacaaagaatttttggtcggttcctcacatgatataaataccggtagtctccactaatgattgatcagcaactctaataatgcatttctccctgctcctaatttgcatcaccggcatgattaaatccattatttaacactctaacaagcaagaaatccgaacatagttccctaacacttccaagtccagttatgtcggtcagaattctctatgtaaacatacctagaagtatgctacagactctaaaatctctacaagttggaggttttacgcaattttttttttaaatatgcttaaccactcccccacacttaaaccttacattgtcctcaatgtaattgaatcgtcctagtaaagtcaaggtgggaaatcctaacatgatatggaacaagaaaaataaacaaacaaaaataaaaagcaaaaggataagaaatacaaaacctatgggtttcctcccatgaagcgcttgttttaaagttgACGGCCCGACTTAGCCcttgcttcacattactcctccagagggagtacatcTTCAAATGGAAGTTCGTCCAAATTCACATAAGCGATGTTCTCATAGTATGGATTCAATCTATGGTCGTTGACCTTCAAAACCAAGTTGTctctaagactagtaatttcaactgcaccataaggaaaaacattagtaacaacatatggtccaatccaacggGACCTTAACTTTCTAGGAAATAGTTTAAGGAGAGAATGATATAAAAGGACTTTTTGTCCCACGATGAAGCTTttacgagaaatcatcttgtcatggaaaagcttagtCTTGTCCTTGTATATTcgggcactctcgtaagcatcattacgtatatCCTCTAGCTCATTtatttgtaacttcctttgcttcccCGCATCATCATACTCCATGTCGCATTTCTTTATCacccaataagccttatgttcaagttcaactgGAAGATGATAAGCCTTACCATAAACCAACCggtatggagacataccaataaGTGTCTTATACGCtattctatacgcccaaagtgcatcattgagCTTGGAGccccaatctttccttgttgtatTCACCATTTTCTCAAGAATAGACTTgatctcacgatttgaaatttccgcttgtccactagtttTTGGATGGTAAGGCGTACCAATCTTGTGtcttatgttgtacttcttgaggagagcgtggaaagacttcttgaaatgtgagcctccatcgctAATCACCACTCTTGTATACCgtgcctagtgaatatgttttctcttacaaaatcacaaacaacttgagaatcattagttttggcggctctagcttccacccgtttcgaaacataatctacggcaagaagtatataaaaatttccatttgaattgacaaaagggcccataaaatcaattccccacacatcaaaaatctcaacggcaagaattggtgtgagtggcattttatttcgagcacctagattgtcgttggttgacatctatcacacgatttacaaaaaacatatgaatcttcaaacaagatgggccaataaaatccactctcgagaactttgagagcggtacatTTAGTACCAAAGTAgccaccacaagcaagagtgtgacaaAGGGAGAGAATGGATTGAAACTCGGAGTTAGGTACACACCTTCGTATTATTTGATCAacgccatatttccataagtatggttcatcccacacatattgcttggctaccttcttaagtttcatcttttggaagttggacattgtactaggtaGCTTCCTTGttaccaagtaattcactatatccgcgtaccaaggtgttgattcttccaagaaaagttgttcatccggaaagcggtcttgtaatggaagttcttcttgagacataacaagtctactaagatgatccgcaACGTTATCTCCacacctttcttatctcgaatttctATTTCGAACTCTTGTAGTAATAGGATCCACCGGATTAGTCTTggcttattttctttcttctttattaagtgtcgaagtgcggcatgatcggaatacacaataacttttgtgcccaccaagtatgatcgaaaTTTTTCCAATGTaaaaactatagccaataactccttctccgtggtagagtagttgatttgtgcatcattaagggtcttagatgcataatagataacatgggacaaCTTGTCCACTCTTTTACCCAAAACagctccaaccgcataatcactagcaccacacattaattcaaatagaagattccaatccggtgacttgataatagttgcacttgtcaacattgccttcaaGTTTTCAAAGGCATCCTTTCATTCCTTGTTGAAAtcaaaaggtacctccttttgtagTAACTTGCACATCagcatggagattttggagaaatccttgataaatcgcctatagaaacctgcatggccaagaaatgaacgTATCTCCCTCatcgaagtgggatattgtaagtttcttattaaatctatctttgacttgtccacttcgatccctcgagaggacacaatgtgaccaagtactatgccatggtttaccataaagtgacatttctcccaattaaggacaagACTTGcgtctatgcatcgtttaagaactagttcaaggttgtctaaacaactatcaaaagaattgtcataaacactgaaatcatccataaatacctcgatgatgctctccacatagtccgagaatatacttaccatgcatctttggaaagtatacggtgcattgcaaagaccaaacgacatccgtctatacgcaaacgttccaaacggacaagtgaaagtagtcttctcttgatcctccggtgcaataccaatttggttgtatcccgagtatccgtccaagaaacaataatgagaatgccccactaaccgctccaacatttgatcaatgaaagttAAAAGAAAGTGATCCTTTAGGGTTGCGGAATTAATCTTTTTataatcaatgcacactctccaaccggtttgaactcttgtaggaaaaagttcatcgtcttgatttctaacaaccgtaacaccggAATTCTTTGgcaccacttgtaccggactaacccacttgctatcggaaatTGGGTAGattacccccacacttagcaatttgagtatctctttcttcacaaccttcatcatgggaggattaagcctacattgagcatcacgtaccggcttcacgttctcttccattagaaacctatgcatgcacatggatggactaatgcctttgatgtcctCAATTGTCCACCCAatggccgttttgtgctctttcaagaGTCTGAGCAAACGGTCTTCTTGTATcggtgtgaggttctttgcaGTAATCACCGGAAGCTCGTCTCCATCTCCCAAGAACGCATATTTCAAATGGTTCCGAAGTGGATTGAACTCTGGTTTAGGCtccttcacaatagatggtacaagtacTTCATCATTCAAGGGTAAATAAATATATGAGCATTACCCTTTTTTATCTTCTTGTAATGccgtcaaggcaccacacatctccaccaattccttggagatttcaacatccaagttagacaagccgtggacgtccaattcaatgctcttttgcaaTACCACACCAAGTTCATCCTCTTGACTCAATTCCATTATTTGTTGCGCTAATGAACCGATTACATCAATGGAGTAAACGAaatgcacatcacttgggtagcgcatggtttcaaatatgttgaagtgtattatTTCCTTGTGAAATTTCATAGGTTGTGTACccttatcaacatcaatattcgtctttgcggtcttcataaatggccttccaagaagtaaagaagtgggtgaccgattctcattgttgtccatatcTACCACAAAGAAATCAACCAGAAAAATAAGCTAATTCACTTGCACGagcacgtcttctacaagtccctaaggatatatgttagacttgtttgctaattggataatcactcttgtctctttgaacgGTCCAAGATTCAAGGAGTCATATATATCGGCCGGCGTCACACTAatggaagctcccaagtcaagtaaagcatgttcaaaccttttcGTACTAATATTAATGggcaccgtgaaaccaccgggatccgtgcactttgtaggaatcttcttcaatagcatagccgaTGCATTCTCGCCGA
This DNA window, taken from Papaver somniferum cultivar HN1 chromosome 3, ASM357369v1, whole genome shotgun sequence, encodes the following:
- the LOC113359255 gene encoding uncharacterized protein LOC113359255, translating into MVNTTRKDWGSKLNDALWAYRIAYKTLIGMSPYRLVYGKAYHLPVELEHKAYWVIKKCDMEYDDAGKQRKLQINELEDIRNDAYESARIYKDKTKLFHDKMISLEITSLRDNLVLKVNDHRLNPYYENIAYVNLDELPFEDVLPLEE